CAAATGCTTTGCTTTGATTCTGTGTTCCAATGCTTGCTTTAAACTAGATGAAATGGTAGTTGAAAACGTGTTGGAGAAACTGTCATTACCAATTCGTTAACATCCTCAAGTGTTAATTTTTCAGACATTGATGAATGCAAGCTCCCTCATCTGTATCGCTGCACAAATGGCGGAGTCTGCAGAAACAGGTTGGGAGGCTATGACTGTCCATGCAAATTTAGATTGAAAGGCCACGCCAAAGGGGGAACCTGCATAGATCATTTCCCTCTAGCAGCAAAGGTGGCAGTCTGTAAGTACTCTACTGCACTCCACTGTGGGTATTTTTGTTCATAGCTCATAGTGCAACGAACATTAGTACACATCACGCTGGGTGAGATCTGTTCCAGTAGAATCTATCACCACACAAACCCTCATGTTGCCAATCTAATTCATCAACAAAGAAACacatgtatgacatgccaactgCTTGTACATCTCTTGATGGATGCAGGCCATATGATTGCTTCAAAGGATTTCAATCATTCAGTTGTATATATATGCTGCTTAATTTCTATAAATGGCCTGGCTGTAATTTACGACCTACATGATTTCCTTGTCTTTTAAGAGCTCAATTTCCTTGAAGTTGTTCTATGGATTCAGATTCGGCAGTCGAGTTTCAGCCCCTTGACGGTCTTGATTGAGATTTCTTTTCCTTCTTGTAATTCTAGTGGTAATTTGTTTTAGATTCCGAGTAGATGAGCAAAGGAAACTATTAAGTTCTTATACTAAATATTTCTGCTAGAATTGTAACTACGATTTTAATTATATAAAGTAATTTGTTTTATGTCTGTCTAGGTACAATAGGTGGCATTCTTCTCATGGTGATTATATCGTTTCTTGTTATTCTTCACAAAGAGAAAAAGAAGACGGAagaattcttcaaaaagaatggtGGCCCTACATTAGAGAAGGCAATTGTCAttaaacttttcaaaaaggacgAGCTCAAGCCTATTTTGAAGAAGAGCAACTTTATTGGAAAAGGTTGCTTTGGTGAAGTTTACAAGGGCATTCTTGACAATAAACTAGTTGCAGTAAAGAAGCCGATTAATGGTTCTGTGCTAGAGAGTGACCAATTTGCAAATGAAGTCATCATTCAATCTCAAGTCATCCACAAGAACATTGTTAGGCTCATTGGTTGTTGCCTTGAAGTCGATGCCCCCATGCTGGTCTACGAGTTTATCTCCCAAGGTAGCCTCCATGACATTCTTCACAACAGCAATAACAAGGTGGCTCTCAACTTGGATGCCCGTCTAAGTATTGCTGCACATTCAGCCGATGGTCTAGCTTATATGCACTCAAAAACAAATACTAGAATTCTACACGGTGATGTGAAACCAGCTAATATACTTTTGGATGATAACTTCATACCCAAGATTTCAGATTTCGGCATATCTAGGCTGATTGCATGTGACAAGGAACACACTGCATCAATCATTGGCGACAGGAATTATATGGATCCGGTGTATCTACAAGAAGGCTTACTCACTGAAAAAAGTGATGTCTACAGTTTTGGAGTTGTGATCCTGGAACTTATTAGCAGGGAGAGGGCAATGCATTCTGATAATAATAAGTTGGTAAAGAATTTTCTTGAAGCCCATAAGAAACAAAAGAAAGCAACCCAGTTTTTCGACAAGGAAATTGCAATAACAAATGATTTGGAGATCCTTGAAAATTTAGCAAGTATAGCTGTGGAATGCCTTAGCCTTGACGTGGATCAAAGGCCAACAATGATGGAGGTAGCTGAGAGGCTACTCATACTAAGCCGATCTTGTAAGTTGTAAGATGTTTGTCACTAAGTTATTTTTAAATAATGGGCAGCAGAGTTCTCCTACAATATTCGTAAACGTGTCTCTAGGGAGGCTGAATTTATGTACGCTCCATCTGTAACCGTGTTCTGAAGAAGTGCTTTTTTACCAAAGGCGAAGTATCGAGTAATTTTTTTTGAGCTAATTTTTCTTATTATTAGAACTGGGTTTAGATTATTAGATTTTGCTTTTGagtcatgcatgtagttgaatggTAGAACTTGAGGCTGCGGGCAGTGTGTGCACATATACAAGTCAATAGTCTTAGTTAGTTGAGTCAGTCTTCGAAGGAAAGTGGATGCATGTGTGGGCGTCGTTAGGTGAGTAGCATGCACGTACTGCATGGATAACATTAGTTGTTACTTGTTAGAACGGCTTAGTTGTGGACCTGGTAATCAGCAGCGTCGTGCGTTTTTAGGAGCGAGGAGACCGGCCGAAACCTAGTGGCCagatacactagtagaaaaagggcctaatgtTCAGCTCATTAGTTCCGGTTTGCAattgaaccggtactaatgtgaccattagtgccggatccaacggctaggcgggcggctgtcattagtcccggttcttggcgAATCTTTAGTACCGGTACGTGTGAAAGTCTAAATATTCTGCCTTGGTCCATCGGTTATATAATGAACGGCACGTGTAGTGTGTAGAGTTTCAAAGCACTTTACAAGCTGTATGAAAAATCATGACTTCCTTTTCGCCCTCACTTTTCCGCCCCCACTTTCGCATTAGTTGTGTTCAAGCGAAACCTCACGTTGTTATTCCTTTTCtggatttttcttttttttgaatgGTTATCTGGGGAAGTGAATCTCCACCCGAATATATTCAATTGAATTTGCTTAGAAGCCTTGCAGATCCATACAAGATGGGTTCAAGCGAAACGTGTCGAAGAAAAGCACTCAGGGAGCAGCAGGCAGGTGCCGCGCCCAGGCACAGCCACCGGCCAACGTGTCGCAACTAATGACAGTAAGAGTATAGGTAGTAGATAACAAACCAGGGCAGCAGTACCTTACTGTGACTGGGCTGGGCTGCAAGGCTAAGATGGGGATGGGAACTTGGTGGTGGACCTGGAGAGGGGAGGAAACGGCAGAGAAGAGTGGCTGTGCTACAAGGCTAATAACTGGTATGGTTTGCCCCTTGCTGTGACACTTGCTCCTCGATAGCCTGCTCTTTCTTTTTATGGCTATTAAAATTTGGAAGATCGGAACATATGCACAACATAAAAAATAGTACAACTAGTAACCAGAAATAGTTAGAAGGTTATAAAGATGCATTATTAAGGGACTACATTGATATAGGCAATACTTGTTAGTCATCTCTTTGTGTCTAGAATATAATGGATCTTGTTAACATGACTTGTCGTGAGGATTTCTAAGAAAAGACTATACACATAAGTAGACTGATcttgtcttctccagttgttgaCATACATACAGTTTAAAGGTACCTAATGTAGTTTGAGAGACGAGTTGACCATACAGATAAAAAAGTATATTAGCTAGAGCAGGCCAGCAAGGAGGAGCAAGGTTGAGCACCCAGCGGAACAGCCACAAGATATATTAGGGCTGGGATGAGAGGATGATTGGGTTGGGATGCTGCGGCCGTGCGCGCCGGCATAG
This genomic window from Aegilops tauschii subsp. strangulata cultivar AL8/78 chromosome 4, Aet v6.0, whole genome shotgun sequence contains:
- the LOC109759266 gene encoding wall-associated receptor kinase 2-like, which gives rise to MPFNRLAAVPVLLLWLVSVLAARFPLLGAASPQPSSKCQRKCGSVDIPYPFGIVHSPDDDEGDDDGHCAMNGFGLTCNETGTNGGRHRPFAAGNVEVVGVSLQQGQARMLNDISDYCYNTTTREMVRDEWSLDFAGTPYMFSDTTNKFTVIGCQTLAYINGDDGDYGDGGDKYMSGCVAMCRGDDVRTTLSNGSCSGIGCCQTAIPKGLQYYYVEFDSGFNTTEIHNVSRCSYAVLMDSSNFTFSTTYATSPAFINNNGGQAPFVMDWAIGNETCDVARKKPVSYACVSNNSECFNSLNGPGYICNCSKGFHGNPYLQDPEHGCKDIDECKLPHLYRCTNGGVCRNRLGGYDCPCKFRLKGHAKGGTCIDHFPLAAKVAVCTIGGILLMVIISFLVILHKEKKKTEEFFKKNGGPTLEKAIVIKLFKKDELKPILKKSNFIGKGCFGEVYKGILDNKLVAVKKPINGSVLESDQFANEVIIQSQVIHKNIVRLIGCCLEVDAPMLVYEFISQGSLHDILHNSNNKVALNLDARLSIAAHSADGLAYMHSKTNTRILHGDVKPANILLDDNFIPKISDFGISRLIACDKEHTASIIGDRNYMDPVYLQEGLLTEKSDVYSFGVVILELISRERAMHSDNNKLVKNFLEAHKKQKKATQFFDKEIAITNDLEILENLASIAVECLSLDVDQRPTMMEVAERLLILSRSCKL